From Streptomyces sp. NBC_00775, one genomic window encodes:
- a CDS encoding (R)-mandelonitrile lyase → MELLKPPPTMKLPADWFTGDAYADVIYRGQEPSRARANMVRFTPGARTAWHSHGLGQTLYIVEGIALIQSRGGDILEAHPGDVIHTPAGEEHWHGAAPDQFMNHIALWEGDDVNWLEHVTDADYGGKRVSTRTRP, encoded by the coding sequence ATGGAACTGTTGAAGCCGCCCCCGACCATGAAGCTGCCCGCCGACTGGTTCACCGGTGACGCGTACGCCGATGTCATCTACCGGGGCCAGGAGCCCTCCCGGGCCCGGGCGAACATGGTCCGCTTCACGCCCGGTGCCCGCACCGCCTGGCACTCCCACGGCCTGGGCCAGACCCTCTACATCGTCGAAGGCATCGCCCTCATCCAGTCCCGCGGCGGCGACATCCTCGAAGCCCACCCCGGCGACGTCATCCACACACCCGCGGGTGAGGAGCACTGGCACGGCGCCGCCCCCGACCAGTTCATGAACCACATCGCCCTGTGGGAAGGCGACGACGTCAACTGGCTCGAACACGTCACCGACGCGGACTACGGCGGCAAGCGCGTCAGCACCCGCACCCGCCCCTGA
- a CDS encoding zinc-dependent alcohol dehydrogenase family protein: protein MRATIIHKPGDIRIEDVPEPKILRPTDAIIRTAATCVCGSDLWDYRGINPVDEPHPMGHEYVGVVEEVGGEVTSVRPGQFVVGSFATSDNTCPNCRNGYQSSCVHREFMSTCQAEYIRVPTADGTLVATPDQPADDLIPSLLTLSDVMGTGWYAAVAAEVEPGSTVVVVGDGAVGLSGVIAARELGAERIIAMSRHASRQKLAAEFGATDIVTERGDEGIARVKELTGGIGADSVLECVGTQESMLQALRSTRPGGNVGFVGVPHGVAVDGQELFFSHVGLRGGPAPVRRFLPDLIDRVLDGRINPGKVFDLTLPLDEVAEGYRAMDERRAVKALLRP, encoded by the coding sequence ATGCGCGCAACGATCATCCACAAGCCCGGCGACATCCGTATCGAGGACGTCCCCGAGCCGAAGATCCTCAGGCCCACCGACGCGATCATCCGCACCGCCGCCACCTGCGTCTGCGGCTCCGACCTGTGGGACTACCGCGGTATCAACCCCGTGGACGAGCCCCACCCGATGGGCCACGAGTACGTCGGCGTCGTCGAGGAGGTCGGCGGCGAGGTCACCTCCGTCAGGCCGGGGCAGTTCGTCGTCGGCTCGTTCGCCACCTCGGACAACACCTGTCCGAACTGCCGCAACGGCTACCAGTCCTCGTGTGTGCACCGGGAGTTCATGAGCACCTGCCAGGCCGAGTACATCCGTGTCCCGACGGCCGACGGCACCCTGGTCGCCACCCCCGACCAGCCGGCCGACGACCTGATCCCCAGCCTGCTGACGCTGTCCGACGTCATGGGCACCGGCTGGTACGCGGCCGTCGCCGCCGAGGTCGAGCCCGGCTCCACGGTGGTCGTCGTCGGTGACGGCGCGGTCGGCCTGTCCGGGGTCATCGCCGCCAGGGAACTGGGCGCCGAACGCATCATCGCGATGAGCCGCCACGCGTCGCGGCAGAAGCTCGCGGCCGAGTTCGGTGCCACCGACATCGTCACCGAACGCGGCGACGAGGGCATCGCCCGCGTCAAGGAACTCACGGGTGGTATCGGTGCCGACTCCGTCCTGGAGTGCGTCGGCACCCAGGAGTCCATGCTCCAGGCGCTGCGTTCCACCCGCCCCGGCGGCAACGTCGGTTTCGTCGGCGTCCCGCACGGCGTGGCCGTCGACGGCCAGGAACTGTTCTTCTCCCACGTCGGCCTGCGGGGCGGCCCGGCGCCCGTGCGCCGCTTCCTGCCCGACCTCATCGACCGGGTCCTGGACGGCCGTATCAACCCCGGCAAGGTCTTCGACCTGACGCTCCCCCTCGACGAGGTCGCCGAGGGCTATCGCGCCATGGACGAACGCCGCGCCGTCAAGGCACTGTTGCGCCCCTGA
- a CDS encoding SDR family NAD(P)-dependent oxidoreductase: protein MTTIAVIGAGPGLGAAVARRFGREGYDVALISRDRERADALAADVTGEGISARGFAADVRDPKALEAALDAATATLGPIEVLQYSPVPHRDFMRPVLETGPADLVGPIEFSVYGPVAAVRQVLPGMRALGRGTILFVNGGTAVVPHPERAGTSIAFAAESAYGHLLHDTLAADGIHVAQLIIPGAIIPGHPRKDPAVLADTLWSMHQDRHGFRHFADDLDS, encoded by the coding sequence ATGACCACCATCGCCGTCATCGGAGCGGGACCCGGTCTCGGAGCCGCCGTCGCCCGGCGGTTCGGCCGCGAGGGGTACGACGTCGCGCTCATCTCCCGCGACCGGGAACGGGCCGATGCCCTCGCCGCCGACGTGACCGGGGAGGGCATCTCGGCGCGTGGTTTCGCCGCCGACGTACGCGATCCGAAGGCCCTCGAAGCAGCCCTGGACGCGGCGACCGCCACCCTGGGCCCGATCGAGGTTCTGCAGTACAGCCCGGTCCCGCACCGGGACTTCATGCGGCCCGTCCTGGAGACCGGCCCCGCCGACCTGGTGGGCCCGATCGAGTTCTCCGTCTACGGGCCGGTCGCCGCCGTACGGCAGGTGCTGCCCGGTATGCGCGCGCTCGGCCGCGGCACCATCCTCTTCGTCAACGGCGGTACCGCCGTGGTTCCGCACCCCGAGCGCGCCGGTACGTCGATCGCCTTCGCCGCCGAGAGTGCGTACGGCCATCTGCTGCACGACACGCTCGCCGCCGACGGCATCCACGTCGCGCAGCTCATCATCCCCGGCGCGATCATTCCCGGTCACCCGAGGAAGGACCCGGCCGTGCTCGCGGACACCCTGTGGAGCATGCACCAGGACCGGCACGGGTTCCGGCACTTCGCCGACGACCTCGACAGCTGA
- a CDS encoding helix-turn-helix transcriptional regulator has translation MKSEQQNGTEMGRFLRARRARVTPEEAGLRAGAGLRRTPGLRREELATLAGISIDYYVRLERGRETRPSPSVVDALARALLLEETEHEHLRSLAALAARRAPEPPAAPSRTVRPGVRLLLESLRPGPSHMVSRTNDLLAWNPAGLRLLPGMEDWPLSQRNIARYVFLHPAARELFHDWDHQIRGCVARLRALAGTDPDAPDLARLAGELLLKSPEFARLWERYDVKGSAHGRKTFHHPEVGDLTLGYQSMELEGTPGHRLITYYAEPGTAEYDAIVLLDMLAPENAPHRRVPSDSPSASAPSGASAPSF, from the coding sequence ATGAAGAGTGAGCAGCAGAACGGCACCGAGATGGGGCGCTTCCTGCGCGCCCGCCGGGCCCGGGTGACCCCCGAGGAGGCCGGCCTGCGAGCCGGCGCCGGCCTGCGCCGTACGCCCGGGCTGCGCCGTGAGGAACTGGCCACCCTGGCCGGGATCAGCATCGACTACTACGTCCGTCTGGAGCGTGGCAGGGAGACCCGCCCGAGCCCGTCCGTGGTCGACGCCCTGGCCCGCGCCCTCCTGCTGGAGGAGACCGAGCACGAGCACCTGCGCAGCCTGGCCGCCCTCGCCGCCCGGCGCGCGCCCGAACCGCCGGCCGCGCCCAGCCGTACCGTACGGCCCGGCGTCAGACTCCTGCTGGAGAGCCTGCGGCCTGGTCCCTCGCATATGGTCAGCCGCACCAACGACCTGCTGGCCTGGAACCCCGCCGGGCTCCGCCTGCTCCCCGGTATGGAGGACTGGCCGCTCAGTCAGCGCAACATCGCGCGCTACGTCTTCCTCCACCCGGCGGCCCGTGAGCTGTTCCACGACTGGGACCACCAGATCCGCGGCTGCGTCGCCCGGCTGCGCGCCCTGGCGGGCACCGACCCGGACGCCCCCGACCTGGCCCGGCTGGCCGGTGAACTCCTTCTGAAAAGCCCGGAGTTCGCGCGTCTGTGGGAGCGCTACGACGTCAAGGGGAGCGCCCACGGCCGCAAGACGTTCCACCACCCCGAGGTCGGCGACCTCACCCTCGGCTACCAGTCGATGGAGCTGGAGGGCACCCCCGGCCACCGCCTGATCACCTACTACGCCGAACCGGGCACCGCCGAGTACGACGCGATCGTCCTGCTCGACATGCTGGCGCCCGAGAACGCCCCGCACCGGCGGGTGCCGAGCGATAGTCCGTCGGCTTCCGCCCCGAGCGGCGCCTCGGCCCCGTCCTTCTGA
- a CDS encoding aldo/keto reductase yields MKHIELGGQLDVTRIGMGAMPINALYTGANADNEEGIRAIHRALDLGVTHIDTAEAYGPFLNEELVGKALQGRRDQVVLASKFGFVSYSGRPEGSLDSSPESIRVAVEGSLKRLGTDYIDLLYQHRVDPATPIEETVGAMAELVAEGKVRALGLSEAGPGTIRRAHATHPLAAVQTEYSLWFRDPETEILPVTRELGIGFVPWAPLGHGFLAGGFRTTDWFDAEVDLRATMPRFNNAEYFRQNLRLADEVKAVADEAGVTPAQVCLAWLVAQGDDIAPIPGTRRVSHLEENTAADAVVLTPGQLQKLDRLTPAAGERLGEDHMALVDHN; encoded by the coding sequence ATGAAGCACATCGAGCTCGGCGGACAGCTGGACGTCACCCGGATCGGCATGGGCGCCATGCCGATCAACGCGCTCTACACCGGAGCGAACGCGGACAACGAGGAAGGCATCCGTGCCATCCACCGGGCGCTCGATCTGGGCGTCACCCACATCGACACCGCCGAAGCGTACGGGCCCTTCCTCAACGAGGAGCTCGTCGGCAAGGCACTGCAGGGCCGCCGCGACCAGGTGGTGCTGGCGTCGAAGTTCGGCTTCGTGTCGTACTCGGGCCGCCCGGAAGGTTCCCTGGACAGCAGCCCGGAAAGCATCCGTGTCGCGGTGGAGGGCTCCCTCAAGCGGCTGGGCACGGACTACATCGACCTTCTCTACCAGCACCGGGTCGACCCGGCTACGCCCATCGAGGAGACCGTCGGCGCCATGGCCGAGCTGGTCGCCGAGGGCAAGGTCCGCGCCCTGGGTCTGTCGGAGGCCGGACCCGGCACGATCCGCCGCGCCCACGCCACGCACCCGCTGGCGGCGGTGCAGACCGAGTACTCCCTGTGGTTCCGGGACCCGGAGACGGAGATCCTGCCGGTGACGCGGGAACTGGGCATCGGCTTCGTGCCGTGGGCGCCGCTGGGTCACGGCTTCCTCGCCGGTGGATTCCGTACGACGGACTGGTTCGACGCCGAGGTCGACCTGCGCGCCACCATGCCGCGCTTCAACAACGCCGAGTACTTCCGGCAGAACCTGCGCCTCGCCGACGAGGTCAAGGCCGTCGCCGACGAGGCCGGCGTCACCCCGGCGCAGGTGTGTCTGGCCTGGCTGGTGGCGCAGGGCGACGACATCGCCCCGATCCCCGGCACTCGGCGCGTCTCCCACCTGGAGGAGAACACCGCCGCCGACGCCGTGGTGCTGACCCCCGGACAGCTCCAGAAGCTCGACCGCCTCACTCCGGCCGCCGGCGAGCGCCTGGGCGAGGACCACATGGCGCTCGTCGACCACAACTGA
- a CDS encoding zinc-dependent alcohol dehydrogenase family protein, translating to MRATLIYGAGDVRVEEVPDPKIQHPTDAVVRVLRSCVCGSDLWPYGSMPASEHGGRIGHEFLGVVEDIGSDVSGLKSGDLVVAPFVWSDNTCDFCREGLHTACRHGGLWARDGVDGGQGEAVRVPQAQGTLVKLPVAEDSALLPSLLTLSDVFCTGHHCAVTAGVNPRTTVTVVGDGAVGLSAVLAARRLGAERIILMGRHKDRTDLGLDFGATEVVAERGEEGIERVRELTGGDGTHAVLECVGTLPALEMSLGVGRAGGTVSRVGAPQYGEVPLGFPEFMNNITLTGGVAPARAYIGELLPDILEGRVEPGRVFDRTVSLDDIPQGYRAMVGREALKVLIQP from the coding sequence ATGCGGGCAACCTTGATCTACGGTGCCGGTGACGTGCGCGTGGAGGAGGTGCCGGACCCGAAGATCCAGCACCCCACCGACGCCGTCGTACGCGTCCTGCGCTCCTGTGTCTGCGGCAGCGACCTGTGGCCGTACGGATCGATGCCGGCCTCGGAGCACGGCGGCCGCATCGGTCACGAGTTCCTCGGCGTCGTCGAGGACATCGGCTCGGACGTGTCCGGGCTGAAGTCCGGCGACCTGGTCGTCGCGCCGTTCGTGTGGTCGGACAACACCTGCGACTTCTGCCGCGAAGGCCTGCACACCGCCTGCCGGCACGGCGGCCTGTGGGCGCGCGACGGCGTGGACGGCGGCCAGGGCGAGGCGGTCCGCGTCCCGCAGGCCCAGGGCACGCTGGTGAAGCTGCCCGTCGCCGAGGACTCCGCCCTGCTGCCCTCGCTGCTGACGCTGTCGGACGTGTTCTGCACCGGGCACCACTGTGCGGTGACGGCCGGAGTGAATCCCCGTACGACGGTCACGGTGGTCGGCGACGGTGCGGTCGGGCTGTCGGCGGTGCTGGCCGCCAGGCGCCTCGGCGCCGAACGGATCATCCTGATGGGCCGGCACAAGGACCGTACCGATCTCGGCCTCGACTTCGGCGCCACCGAGGTCGTCGCCGAGCGCGGCGAGGAGGGCATCGAGCGCGTTCGCGAGCTGACCGGCGGCGACGGTACCCACGCCGTGCTGGAGTGCGTCGGCACCCTGCCCGCCCTGGAGATGTCGCTCGGCGTGGGCCGCGCCGGCGGTACCGTCAGCCGGGTCGGCGCGCCGCAGTACGGTGAAGTGCCGCTGGGCTTCCCGGAGTTCATGAACAACATCACCCTCACCGGCGGCGTGGCACCGGCCCGCGCCTACATCGGGGAACTCCTCCCCGACATCCTGGAGGGCCGCGTCGAGCCGGGCCGGGTGTTCGACCGCACCGTGAGCCTGGACGACATACCGCAGGGCTATCGGGCGATGGTCGGCCGCGAGGCGCTGAAGGTTCTCATCCAGCCCTGA
- a CDS encoding NAD(P)-dependent alcohol dehydrogenase, whose protein sequence is MLTVNAYAATSATEPLTPTTVERRDVGPHDVLIEIKYCGICHSDLHNVRGEWGPATYPLVPGHEIAGIVTEVGSEVTRHAVGDRVGVGCMVDSCRECVNCRKGDEQYCLKGNTLTYGSIDKDGTLTQGGYSTHVVVTEDFVVNIPEGIGLDEAAPLMCAGITTYSPLRRWGAGPGKQVAVIGLGGLGHMAVKIAHAMGAEVTVLSQSLKKMDDGLRLGADHYYATSDPATFEQLGGTFDLIVNTVSAKLDLDAYLGLLAVGGAMVNVGAPAEPLSLSVFSLIMQGRSYAGSLIGGIRETQEMLNFCGDHGIGAEVEVIAADKINEAYERVVASDVRYRFVIDTATLA, encoded by the coding sequence ATGCTCACCGTCAACGCCTATGCCGCGACCTCCGCGACCGAACCGCTCACCCCGACCACCGTCGAGCGCCGCGATGTCGGCCCGCACGACGTCCTCATCGAGATCAAGTACTGCGGCATCTGCCACTCCGACCTCCACAACGTCCGTGGCGAATGGGGCCCGGCGACCTACCCCCTGGTCCCCGGTCACGAGATCGCCGGCATCGTCACCGAGGTCGGCTCCGAGGTGACCCGGCACGCCGTCGGTGACCGGGTCGGCGTCGGCTGCATGGTCGACTCCTGCCGCGAGTGTGTCAACTGCCGCAAGGGCGACGAGCAGTACTGCCTCAAGGGCAACACCCTCACCTACGGCTCGATCGACAAGGACGGCACGCTGACTCAGGGGGGTTACTCCACCCATGTCGTGGTGACCGAGGACTTCGTCGTCAACATCCCCGAGGGAATCGGCCTCGACGAGGCGGCCCCGCTGATGTGCGCGGGCATCACGACCTACTCGCCGCTGCGCCGCTGGGGCGCGGGTCCCGGCAAGCAGGTCGCCGTCATCGGCCTCGGCGGACTCGGCCACATGGCCGTGAAGATCGCCCACGCGATGGGCGCCGAGGTGACCGTCCTGTCCCAGTCGCTGAAGAAGATGGACGACGGCCTGCGGCTGGGCGCCGACCACTACTACGCCACCAGTGACCCGGCCACCTTCGAGCAGTTGGGCGGCACCTTCGACCTGATCGTGAACACGGTCAGCGCGAAGCTCGACCTCGACGCCTACCTCGGGCTGCTGGCGGTGGGCGGCGCCATGGTCAACGTCGGCGCTCCCGCCGAACCGCTCTCCCTCAGCGTGTTCTCGCTCATCATGCAGGGCCGTTCGTACGCCGGTTCGCTGATCGGCGGCATCCGCGAGACCCAGGAGATGCTGAATTTCTGCGGCGACCACGGCATCGGCGCGGAGGTCGAGGTCATCGCGGCCGACAAGATCAACGAGGCGTACGAGCGTGTCGTCGCCTCCGACGTGCGCTACCGCTTCGTGATCGACACCGCGACGCTGGCCTGA
- a CDS encoding Na+/H+ antiporter codes for MLALELVVVLGVAVLVGNAVGQRFRIAPPVLLLVVGALLGFVPALREAHLPPEVVLLLFLPVLLYWESLTTSLREIRSNLRGIVLLSTTLVIGTAGAVAAVAHALGLGWGPAWVLGAAVAPTDATAVGVLAKALPRRNVTLLRAESLVNDGTALVIYGLAVGITVGEEHLSALHVGGLFLLAYGGGAAAGVVTAWFGIRVRRVFDDPLLGNVATILTPFTAYLLAELIHASGVLAVVVAGLIMSQAGPRMVGAATRRQAEESWSLATFLLNGSLFVLVGVEAQSAVRGLTGTGLTHALIAVGAVSVVVVAVRFAFLFTVPYLIRLLDRRPEQRLRRMGYRGRVVSSMAGFRGAVSLAVALSVPMTLDSGEPFPDRDTIVFVTSGVIVVTLVVQGLLLPGVVRWARLPRDTSVQEERLLAETTATEEALKALPELAADLHVAPEVVARMRHEYETHLLVVRAGGGEADDEEVLRHDRHYTALRLALLTHKRATVLRLRDELRIDDTVLRQVQRQLDIEEVRLARRETVE; via the coding sequence ATGCTCGCACTCGAACTCGTCGTGGTCCTCGGCGTGGCGGTGCTGGTGGGCAACGCCGTCGGGCAGCGCTTCCGCATCGCCCCGCCCGTCCTGCTGCTCGTCGTCGGCGCGCTGCTGGGGTTCGTCCCGGCGCTGCGTGAGGCGCATCTGCCGCCGGAGGTGGTGCTGCTGCTCTTCCTGCCGGTGCTCCTGTACTGGGAGAGTCTCACCACCTCCCTGCGCGAGATCCGCAGCAATCTGCGCGGCATCGTGCTGCTGAGCACCACGCTGGTGATCGGCACCGCCGGAGCCGTCGCGGCGGTGGCGCACGCCCTGGGGCTCGGGTGGGGACCGGCGTGGGTGCTCGGCGCGGCGGTCGCGCCCACCGACGCCACCGCCGTAGGGGTGCTCGCGAAGGCGCTGCCGCGCCGCAACGTGACCCTGCTGCGCGCCGAGAGCCTGGTCAACGACGGCACAGCACTGGTCATCTACGGCCTCGCCGTCGGCATCACCGTCGGCGAGGAGCACCTGAGCGCGCTGCACGTGGGCGGACTGTTCCTGCTCGCGTACGGCGGCGGCGCCGCGGCCGGCGTGGTGACCGCCTGGTTCGGTATCCGGGTGCGTCGCGTCTTCGACGATCCGCTGCTCGGCAACGTGGCCACGATCCTCACCCCCTTCACCGCCTATCTGCTGGCCGAGCTGATCCACGCCTCCGGTGTGCTCGCCGTCGTGGTGGCCGGGCTGATCATGAGCCAGGCGGGGCCGCGCATGGTGGGGGCCGCCACCCGCCGCCAGGCGGAGGAGTCCTGGTCACTGGCGACGTTTCTGCTCAACGGCTCCCTGTTCGTCCTCGTGGGCGTGGAGGCGCAGTCGGCCGTCCGCGGTCTGACCGGCACCGGCCTCACCCACGCCCTGATCGCCGTCGGGGCCGTGTCGGTGGTGGTCGTCGCGGTGCGCTTCGCCTTCCTGTTCACCGTTCCGTACCTGATCCGCCTCCTGGACCGCCGCCCGGAGCAGCGGCTGCGCCGCATGGGCTACCGCGGCCGGGTGGTCAGCTCGATGGCGGGCTTCCGGGGCGCGGTGTCGCTCGCCGTGGCGCTCTCGGTGCCGATGACGCTCGACTCGGGCGAACCGTTCCCCGACCGCGACACGATCGTGTTCGTGACGTCAGGGGTCATCGTCGTCACGCTGGTGGTGCAGGGCCTGCTGCTGCCGGGCGTGGTGCGCTGGGCCCGGCTGCCCCGCGACACCTCCGTCCAGGAGGAGCGCCTCCTCGCCGAGACCACCGCCACGGAGGAAGCGCTCAAGGCGCTGCCGGAGCTCGCGGCCGACCTCCACGTCGCCCCGGAAGTCGTCGCACGCATGCGGCACGAGTACGAGACCCACCTGCTCGTGGTCCGCGCCGGCGGAGGCGAGGCCGACGACGAGGAGGTGCTGCGCCACGACCGCCACTACACCGCTCTCCGCCTCGCCCTGCTCACCCACAAACGCGCCACCGTGCTCCGGCTCCGCGACGAACTCCGCATCGACGACACCGTGCTGCGCCAGGTCCAGAGGCAACTCGACATCGAGGAGGTACGCCTGGCCCGGCGCGAGACGGTCGAGTGA
- a CDS encoding cytochrome P450 family protein: protein MDTSPVTPHRMDPAGGCPHADNARLLARGAVAPVVLPGEVEGMAVLGHDALKEFLAHPDVAKGARHFTALSEGRIAAGWPLLTFATVRGMTTADGDDHRRLRSLVSKAFTARRVEELRPWIEELTEGLLDGLHRAAEEAGGVADLRGHFALPLPMGVIGELLGVDAEYRDRLHQLSNQVVATDIGPEQAVAANRELVAVLGAVAAARAEEPGTDLTSALIAARDEEGDRLSQEELIGTLVLMIIAGHETTLNLITNAVRALCGHRDQLDLVTKGEASWADVVEETLRWDAPVSYFPFRYPVRDLTLDGTVIPQGTPVLAGYSAAGRDRAAHGPDADRFDVTRPGRTGAARHLSLGHGAHYCLGAPLARLEATIALERLFTRFPGLELALPEAELSRHSSFVGNSVRALPVRPGTSRG from the coding sequence GTGGACACCTCACCCGTCACCCCGCACCGCATGGACCCCGCAGGCGGCTGCCCGCACGCCGACAACGCGCGGCTGCTCGCGCGGGGTGCCGTCGCGCCGGTGGTGCTGCCCGGTGAGGTGGAGGGCATGGCGGTGCTCGGGCACGACGCGCTGAAGGAGTTCCTCGCGCACCCCGATGTCGCCAAGGGGGCCCGGCACTTCACCGCACTGAGCGAGGGGCGGATAGCGGCCGGGTGGCCGTTGCTGACCTTCGCCACCGTGCGGGGGATGACGACCGCCGACGGCGACGACCACCGGCGGCTGCGGTCCCTGGTGAGCAAGGCGTTCACCGCGCGCAGGGTCGAGGAACTGCGGCCCTGGATCGAGGAGTTGACGGAAGGACTGCTCGACGGCCTGCACCGGGCGGCGGAGGAGGCGGGCGGAGTCGCCGATCTGCGCGGGCACTTCGCGCTGCCGCTGCCGATGGGCGTCATCGGCGAGCTGCTCGGAGTCGACGCCGAATACCGCGACCGGCTGCACCAGCTGTCGAACCAGGTGGTTGCCACCGACATCGGCCCGGAGCAGGCCGTCGCCGCGAACCGTGAGCTGGTGGCCGTACTGGGCGCCGTGGCCGCCGCGCGGGCCGAGGAACCCGGCACCGACCTCACCAGCGCGCTGATCGCCGCCCGCGACGAGGAGGGCGACCGGCTCAGCCAGGAGGAACTCATCGGCACCCTGGTGCTGATGATCATCGCCGGGCACGAGACCACGCTGAACCTCATCACCAACGCCGTACGGGCGTTGTGCGGCCACCGGGATCAGCTGGACCTGGTCACCAAGGGCGAGGCGAGCTGGGCGGACGTGGTCGAGGAGACACTGCGCTGGGACGCGCCCGTCAGCTACTTCCCGTTCCGGTATCCGGTGCGGGACCTGACCCTCGACGGCACCGTGATCCCCCAGGGCACACCGGTCCTCGCGGGCTATTCAGCCGCCGGGCGCGACCGGGCCGCGCACGGACCGGACGCCGACCGCTTCGACGTCACACGCCCCGGCAGGACCGGCGCCGCCCGGCACCTCTCCCTCGGGCACGGCGCCCACTACTGCCTCGGCGCCCCGCTGGCACGCCTGGAGGCCACCATCGCCCTGGAGCGGCTGTTCACCCGCTTCCCCGGCCTCGAACTCGCCCTCCCCGAGGCGGAACTCTCCCGCCACTCCAGCTTCGTGGGCAACAGTGTGCGAGCGCTTCCGGTGCGGCCGGGGACCTCCCGCGGCTGA
- a CDS encoding SDR family NAD(P)-dependent oxidoreductase yields the protein MGRLAGKIAFISGTGAGIGRAAAQIFAAEGATVFGCDIDSDAAAETVELVEKAGGVMQSLAPVDLSTEAGAREWIDAGIAAFGGIDILYNNASALRNGPFETMPAEDWYFTIKNELDIPYFCTQAAWPHLIARGGGAVLNVASVAAVRGAPFMPMVPHGAAKGGVLAMSMHLCAAGAPHHIRVNTVAPGMTRTSATAPFLDDPNGPKAQLEARIPVGRVGQPEDIARAAAFLCSDEAAFVNGANLMVDGGDSAMAG from the coding sequence ATGGGTCGACTGGCCGGAAAAATCGCTTTCATCAGCGGGACGGGGGCTGGAATAGGGCGGGCAGCGGCTCAGATATTCGCTGCGGAAGGCGCCACCGTATTCGGCTGCGACATCGACTCCGACGCCGCCGCCGAAACGGTGGAACTCGTCGAGAAGGCCGGCGGAGTCATGCAGTCCCTCGCGCCGGTGGACCTCTCCACCGAAGCGGGCGCACGGGAGTGGATCGACGCGGGGATCGCCGCGTTCGGCGGGATCGACATCCTCTACAACAACGCCTCCGCCCTGCGGAACGGGCCGTTCGAGACCATGCCGGCCGAGGACTGGTACTTCACCATCAAGAATGAGCTCGACATCCCGTACTTCTGTACGCAGGCGGCCTGGCCGCATCTGATCGCCCGCGGCGGCGGAGCCGTCCTCAATGTCGCCTCGGTGGCCGCCGTGCGGGGCGCCCCCTTCATGCCGATGGTGCCGCACGGTGCCGCCAAGGGCGGGGTGCTGGCGATGAGCATGCACCTGTGCGCGGCCGGCGCCCCGCACCACATCCGCGTCAACACCGTCGCCCCCGGCATGACCCGGACGTCCGCCACCGCGCCCTTCCTCGACGACCCGAACGGTCCGAAGGCGCAGCTGGAGGCGCGGATCCCGGTCGGACGCGTGGGGCAGCCCGAGGACATCGCGCGGGCCGCGGCCTTCCTCTGCTCCGACGAGGCCGCGTTCGTCAACGGCGCCAACCTGATGGTCGACGGCGGCGACAGCGCGATGGCGGGCTGA
- a CDS encoding VOC family protein: MNTRLDHVGVNVRDLPALTAWYKDAFGLKTVFEFTLEGPGLSAVVLEHPHGWRIELLARTGSTPGLRAPDPLTAALTEGYGHFAVTTPELAPVYAALVAHGAGEAMPPGPSPEAGIRMAWVTDPEGNLIELIEKNAE, translated from the coding sequence GTGAACACACGACTCGACCACGTGGGCGTCAACGTACGCGACCTGCCCGCGCTCACCGCCTGGTACAAGGACGCCTTCGGACTGAAGACCGTCTTCGAGTTCACCCTCGAAGGGCCCGGCCTCAGCGCCGTCGTCCTGGAGCATCCGCACGGCTGGCGCATCGAACTCCTCGCCAGGACCGGATCCACGCCCGGGCTCCGGGCGCCGGACCCGCTGACCGCCGCCCTCACCGAGGGATACGGGCACTTCGCGGTCACCACCCCCGAACTCGCCCCCGTCTACGCGGCCCTGGTGGCCCACGGAGCGGGCGAAGCCATGCCGCCGGGGCCGTCCCCCGAGGCGGGCATCCGCATGGCCTGGGTCACCGACCCCGAGGGAAATCTCATCGAGCTCATAGAGAAAAACGCAGAGTGA